A portion of the Acidobacteriota bacterium genome contains these proteins:
- a CDS encoding alpha/beta hydrolase has protein sequence MRPVLAQATLKPLFFCLLFTALIAQETTKPAQPSALPLWPNGAPGAKGSAPEDIPSIQLYSAPADKASGAAIVVCPGGGYGGLAPHEGHDVAVWLNSIGVTAVVLKYRLGRFGYRHPVMLQDAQRAIRTTRAKAAEWKIDPNRVGIMGFSAGGHLSSTAATHFDAGDPNAADSIEKQSSRPDVAILCYPVITMTDPFAHVGSRKNLLGDNPSQELIDLLSNEKQVTDKTPPTFIFHTEDDKGVPVENSLMFAAALRKAKVPYEMHIYETGRHGVGLAKDIPALSTWPKLLENWLRARGFVK, from the coding sequence ATGAGACCTGTGCTCGCTCAGGCGACCTTGAAGCCGCTGTTCTTCTGTCTGCTTTTCACGGCCTTAATCGCTCAAGAAACGACAAAGCCCGCTCAACCATCTGCACTGCCGTTGTGGCCAAACGGCGCTCCCGGTGCGAAAGGCTCTGCCCCCGAAGACATTCCCAGCATTCAGTTGTATTCGGCGCCCGCCGACAAAGCCTCCGGCGCAGCCATCGTCGTTTGTCCCGGTGGAGGGTACGGCGGTCTCGCCCCCCACGAAGGGCATGACGTCGCCGTCTGGTTGAACAGCATCGGTGTCACCGCCGTTGTGTTGAAATACCGGCTGGGGCGATTCGGGTATCGCCATCCGGTGATGTTGCAGGACGCGCAACGCGCCATTCGCACCACGCGCGCCAAAGCCGCCGAATGGAAAATTGATCCGAACCGCGTGGGCATCATGGGCTTTTCCGCCGGAGGCCATCTGAGTTCCACCGCCGCCACACATTTTGACGCGGGCGATCCGAACGCCGCCGACTCGATTGAAAAACAAAGCAGCCGACCCGACGTAGCCATCCTGTGTTACCCGGTCATCACCATGACCGACCCGTTCGCGCACGTTGGATCGCGCAAAAACCTGCTGGGCGACAACCCGTCACAGGAATTGATTGATTTGCTGTCGAATGAAAAACAGGTGACGGACAAAACGCCGCCGACCTTCATTTTTCACACCGAAGACGACAAAGGCGTCCCGGTCGAAAACAGCCTGATGTTCGCCGCTGCGTTACGCAAAGCCAAAGTTCCCTATGAAATGCACATTTACGAAACCGGTCGCCACGGCGTCGGCCTGGCCAAAGACATTCCCGCGCTGAGCACCTGGCCGAAACTATTGGAAAACTGGCTGCGCGCTCGCGGCTTCGTGAAATGA
- a CDS encoding DUF1501 domain-containing protein → MKRRNFLRNSLCATLGASSVFGSLNRIAAATSPTAMQTDYKALVCIFLYGGNDGDNTLIPRSQNDYTLYSNTRRSLAIPRDQLLPITPVTTDGRDWSFHPSWPEMQTLFAQKKLAVIANTGILLAPTTRDQFRNESVPLPPQLFSHADQQAHWHTSWADQIPRTGWGGRLADSVNGQNANAQVSMSISLAGSNLFEVGNQVFPYMISPGGVISLWYYNEAWGNPETIVTKTMLDAQYANLFDKTYSETFKRAIENEKKLSGILQRAPQLATAFPAENDLADQLKMVAKLISVRADLGVKRQIFFCDLQGFDTHGEQLTTQTNLLRQLSQAMKAFYDATAELGVADKVTTFTQSDFGRTYKSNGKGSDHGWGNHQFVVGGAVKGGDIYGRVPVQQIGGPDDTSDGRWIPTIASDEYASTMALWFGVASSELPTVLPNINRFNRINLGFL, encoded by the coding sequence ATGAAACGAAGAAACTTTCTGCGAAACAGCTTGTGCGCCACGCTCGGCGCGTCGTCAGTATTTGGCAGCTTGAATCGAATTGCCGCCGCGACTTCGCCAACCGCGATGCAGACGGATTACAAAGCCTTGGTCTGCATCTTTTTGTACGGCGGCAACGACGGAGACAACACGCTGATTCCGCGCAGCCAGAACGATTACACCTTGTATTCCAACACGCGCCGCAGCCTGGCGATTCCGCGCGATCAGTTATTGCCAATAACGCCTGTGACAACCGATGGGCGTGATTGGAGCTTTCATCCCAGTTGGCCGGAAATGCAAACCCTGTTTGCGCAGAAGAAGCTGGCCGTCATCGCCAATACGGGAATCCTGCTGGCGCCGACGACGCGCGATCAGTTTCGCAACGAATCGGTTCCGTTGCCGCCGCAATTGTTTTCACACGCAGACCAGCAAGCCCACTGGCATACTTCGTGGGCGGATCAGATTCCGCGAACCGGTTGGGGAGGCCGATTGGCCGATTCAGTGAATGGGCAAAACGCAAATGCGCAAGTTTCAATGTCCATTTCGCTGGCCGGAAGCAATTTGTTTGAAGTCGGCAATCAGGTGTTTCCGTACATGATTTCGCCTGGCGGTGTGATTTCGCTGTGGTATTACAACGAAGCCTGGGGCAATCCTGAAACCATTGTCACCAAAACGATGCTCGACGCGCAGTACGCCAATCTGTTCGACAAAACCTACAGCGAAACCTTCAAACGAGCCATTGAGAATGAAAAAAAGCTGTCCGGCATATTGCAACGCGCGCCGCAACTGGCGACTGCCTTTCCCGCTGAAAACGATCTGGCCGATCAACTGAAGATGGTCGCCAAACTGATTTCCGTCCGCGCGGATTTGGGTGTCAAGCGGCAAATTTTCTTTTGCGATTTGCAGGGCTTTGACACGCACGGCGAACAACTAACCACGCAAACCAATTTGCTGCGCCAACTCAGCCAGGCAATGAAAGCGTTTTACGACGCAACGGCGGAACTCGGCGTAGCGGACAAGGTGACGACCTTTACGCAATCGGATTTTGGCCGCACGTACAAATCCAACGGCAAAGGCTCCGACCATGGTTGGGGCAATCATCAGTTTGTGGTGGGCGGAGCCGTCAAAGGCGGAGACATTTACGGCCGCGTTCCAGTTCAGCAAATCGGCGGCCCGGACGACACCAGCGATGGCCGCTGGATTCCCACCATCGCCAGCGACGAATACGCCTCGACAATGGCGTTGTGGTTCGGTGTGGCTTCGAGCGAATTGCCCACCGTGTTGCCAAACATCAATCGCTTCAATCGCATCAATCTGGGGTTTTTGTAG
- a CDS encoding type II toxin-antitoxin system VapC family toxin produces the protein MRYLLDTNILLRLSQPNDPAYQTILDSFVLLQQQPGIEFCFFLQNLAEFWNVCTRPADKNGYGFTIAETELRARAIEGFCVYLPDTPQVYVEWRQLVVKHGISGVQVHDARLAAGMKAHGITQLLTLNEQDFLRYATSGISAVTPDEVIQSNATPNP, from the coding sequence ATGCGCTATTTGTTGGATACAAATATCCTGCTGCGACTTTCTCAGCCAAACGATCCTGCCTACCAAACCATTCTTGATAGCTTCGTCTTGTTACAACAACAACCCGGCATTGAATTTTGTTTCTTTCTTCAGAATCTGGCTGAGTTTTGGAATGTTTGCACTCGTCCGGCAGACAAAAACGGATATGGCTTTACGATTGCTGAAACGGAATTACGTGCCAGGGCGATTGAGGGCTTTTGTGTTTACTTGCCCGATACACCACAGGTCTACGTCGAATGGCGTCAACTCGTCGTCAAACACGGCATATCCGGTGTGCAAGTCCACGACGCCAGATTGGCCGCCGGGATGAAAGCGCACGGCATCACGCAGTTGCTGACCTTGAACGAGCAGGATTTTCTACGCTACGCGACATCGGGCATCTCAGCCGTTACGCCGGATGAAGTCATACAAAGTAACGCCACACCCAATCCGTAA
- a CDS encoding HYR domain-containing protein, giving the protein MKRKLFTRTLLLACTSLLVLITVFQLADRWAEKPSLAAGKAPAVQSVERFSLNVARRGHTMTALPDGRVVIIGGENETGAVAEAEILDSAAASLTIGSRSITARSRHTATLIDDGRVLVIGGTMQNKLLNSTEWFDPATQKFSAGPRLNSGRAGHTATELADGRLLVAGGNAEGNAEIFDPSTGRFTLLRAKLGSKPSFHSAALLADGKVLLAGGVAQDGHWLRSALLFDPATMNFAPVAETMWIKRIQPAMRLLPDGKMQVIGGDYDGTMEVYDPARNSFRGAAHLLPTADIFPAANVMTAQTHKALIDGLNPPGAKEKNASGKSMLAHSKEVEKSINALDNSLDRLDYAMTEIAVRNQTVVAGGVTKDGQLTKSVVVLASSKAELTTDKVEYQQGETPQLSGTGWQPDESVQIVRQNARPGHKRQIFNVVADQFGNLRMSLPIANYADGMTYTLTAMGELSGRVAQTVYSEARNTTRAPQGPDKVAYSYPLSFRNGSVETDAGIWIWEIASGGPQEPVRPPNSPFLAPNVGFSQTFTFDAVVDRPCLGIPGAGLPCPFPGSIDMRLRSGSSLTVGGSIDGDISVTGLTASASVSENLSANLLFDVTANGTIDLPTIPIPGAGVSFKAGLGGSGIEASLTFGIVAKPSLSFTAPGTQFLVGFNFSQNATLGAKVSTSGITPISDVQAPSFSPTFQVTSTNGGCLALDIGPEISIGANVSCLVGDIGLNVGTGLFAFGEACLVFDRSDPNCQARDITFDVGSRGYVKATANLCLTSVDAINVPFELARFRLPLTGFRTILSDALPPTVTPSGDLTVPTAPGQCSASVTYSLPAVSDNCSGVKAGSLNCSPSPGAVFAKGVTTVNCSASDNFNNIGRASFRVNVVDTEKPVLQGCVGNITKTTDPGQCSAVTNFTLPQATDNCAGVTVSSSILSGTAFPKGVTTVTVTATDAAGNQSTCSFTVTVVDTEAPAVTCPANIVQSTDPGLCSAVVRFNPTATDNCPGVTVATSIPSGAVFPKGTTTVTATATDAAGNKTSCSFTVTVVDTELPVLGACPTNITQSTDPGLCSAVVRFTLPTATDNCPGVVVTSTQPSGAVFPKGVTTVTVTATDTSGNKTACSFTVTVVDTEAPVIGPAWPSPPILADPDGTMRNVRINYDVTDNCPGVLNNLSVSANELDKGTDDPGTPLWGHDWQIISDHQVRLRAERTQHGLGRIYFITIGSTDEAGNKAVTKKVSVKVPRLP; this is encoded by the coding sequence ATGAAAAGAAAACTTTTCACGCGCACACTGTTATTGGCCTGTACATCGCTGCTGGTCCTGATTACGGTATTTCAACTGGCTGACCGATGGGCGGAAAAACCTTCACTGGCCGCTGGAAAAGCTCCCGCAGTTCAATCCGTCGAGCGGTTCTCGCTCAATGTCGCCCGGCGAGGCCATACGATGACGGCCTTGCCGGATGGTCGCGTCGTTATCATCGGCGGGGAAAATGAAACGGGCGCAGTGGCCGAAGCTGAAATTCTGGATTCAGCCGCCGCATCGCTGACGATTGGCTCTCGCTCAATAACCGCGCGCAGCCGCCACACGGCGACGCTGATTGATGATGGTCGGGTGCTGGTCATTGGCGGAACCATGCAGAACAAATTGCTCAATTCGACGGAATGGTTCGATCCGGCAACGCAAAAATTCAGCGCAGGGCCGCGATTGAACAGCGGACGCGCCGGACACACGGCAACCGAACTGGCTGACGGACGGTTGTTGGTGGCGGGCGGAAACGCCGAGGGAAACGCGGAAATCTTCGATCCTTCGACCGGGCGCTTCACCCTGCTGCGCGCAAAGTTGGGATCGAAGCCGAGTTTTCACAGCGCGGCGCTGCTGGCGGACGGGAAAGTATTGCTGGCGGGCGGCGTCGCTCAGGATGGGCACTGGTTGCGGTCAGCACTGTTGTTCGACCCCGCAACAATGAACTTTGCGCCGGTTGCCGAAACGATGTGGATCAAGCGCATTCAACCGGCCATGCGTTTGTTGCCTGATGGAAAGATGCAGGTGATCGGCGGCGATTACGACGGCACGATGGAAGTGTATGACCCGGCCAGAAATTCTTTCCGAGGCGCGGCGCATTTGTTACCGACGGCGGACATTTTTCCGGCGGCGAACGTGATGACAGCGCAAACGCACAAGGCGTTGATTGACGGATTGAATCCGCCGGGCGCAAAAGAAAAAAACGCCTCGGGGAAATCCATGCTGGCTCATTCCAAAGAGGTCGAAAAATCCATCAACGCCCTGGACAATTCGCTTGATCGCCTGGATTACGCGATGACGGAAATCGCCGTGCGCAATCAAACTGTCGTTGCCGGAGGGGTGACCAAAGATGGTCAACTGACGAAATCCGTCGTCGTGCTGGCGAGTTCAAAAGCCGAATTGACGACGGACAAGGTTGAATATCAACAAGGCGAAACGCCACAACTCAGCGGCACAGGCTGGCAGCCGGATGAATCCGTGCAGATCGTTCGGCAAAATGCTCGTCCAGGGCATAAGCGGCAAATCTTCAACGTCGTGGCCGACCAGTTTGGCAATCTCAGGATGAGTTTGCCCATCGCCAATTATGCCGATGGGATGACTTACACGCTGACGGCGATGGGCGAATTGTCAGGCCGCGTGGCGCAGACAGTGTATTCCGAAGCCAGAAACACAACGCGCGCGCCGCAAGGGCCGGACAAGGTTGCCTATTCCTACCCGCTTTCATTCCGCAATGGCAGCGTCGAAACCGACGCCGGTATCTGGATTTGGGAAATCGCTTCCGGTGGCCCACAGGAACCTGTTCGGCCTCCCAATTCGCCATTCCTGGCTCCCAACGTAGGATTTTCGCAGACCTTTACCTTTGACGCAGTTGTGGATCGTCCCTGCCTGGGAATTCCGGGCGCTGGGTTACCATGTCCGTTTCCGGGCAGCATTGATATGCGATTGCGATCCGGCAGTTCTCTCACCGTCGGGGGCAGCATAGACGGTGATATTAGTGTGACGGGTCTGACAGCTTCGGCTTCAGTCAGTGAAAATCTAAGTGCTAATTTGTTGTTCGACGTGACAGCCAACGGAACAATTGATCTGCCGACGATTCCGATTCCGGGCGCAGGAGTGTCTTTCAAAGCCGGGCTGGGCGGTTCGGGCATCGAAGCGAGTTTAACGTTCGGCATCGTCGCCAAACCTTCGCTGTCATTTACCGCGCCGGGGACACAGTTTCTGGTTGGATTCAATTTCAGCCAGAATGCCACACTCGGCGCGAAGGTGAGCACCAGCGGGATTACCCCGATCAGTGATGTGCAGGCTCCTTCGTTCAGCCCGACGTTCCAGGTGACGAGCACCAACGGAGGTTGTCTGGCGCTGGACATCGGACCGGAAATTTCAATTGGCGCCAATGTGAGTTGTTTGGTGGGTGACATTGGACTCAATGTCGGCACGGGGTTATTCGCCTTCGGGGAGGCTTGTTTGGTGTTCGACAGGTCGGATCCGAATTGTCAGGCGCGGGACATCACCTTTGATGTCGGTTCCAGAGGATATGTAAAAGCCACAGCCAACTTATGTTTGACCAGTGTGGATGCGATCAATGTGCCTTTTGAATTGGCTCGCTTCCGATTGCCTCTGACGGGATTCAGAACAATTCTCAGCGACGCGCTTCCGCCGACGGTGACGCCGTCAGGGGATTTGACCGTACCCACTGCGCCGGGACAATGCTCGGCTTCGGTGACGTATTCGTTGCCAGCCGTCAGCGACAATTGTTCCGGCGTCAAAGCAGGGTCGTTAAATTGCAGTCCGTCGCCGGGCGCTGTCTTTGCGAAAGGCGTGACCACGGTCAATTGCAGCGCCAGCGACAATTTCAACAACATCGGGCGCGCTTCGTTCCGCGTCAATGTGGTGGATACCGAAAAACCTGTGCTGCAAGGCTGCGTCGGCAATATCACCAAGACAACCGATCCCGGTCAATGTTCAGCGGTAACCAACTTCACGCTGCCCCAGGCGACGGACAATTGCGCGGGCGTGACGGTGAGCAGTTCGATTCTTTCAGGAACGGCGTTTCCGAAAGGCGTAACCACCGTCACCGTTACCGCAACCGACGCCGCGGGCAATCAATCAACCTGCAGCTTCACGGTGACGGTTGTTGATACGGAAGCTCCGGCAGTGACTTGCCCGGCGAACATCGTCCAATCCACCGATCCCGGACTGTGTTCGGCGGTGGTCAGATTCAATCCAACGGCGACGGATAATTGCCCTGGCGTGACGGTGGCCACTTCGATTCCATCCGGCGCGGTGTTCCCGAAAGGAACGACCACGGTCACCGCCACGGCCACAGACGCGGCGGGCAACAAAACTTCGTGTTCGTTTACGGTGACGGTGGTTGATACGGAGTTGCCGGTTTTGGGCGCCTGCCCGACAAACATTACGCAATCCACCGATCCGGGGTTGTGTTCGGCGGTGGTCAGATTCACCTTGCCGACGGCGACGGACAACTGTCCCGGCGTGGTCGTGACCAGCACGCAACCTTCGGGCGCGGTCTTTCCGAAGGGCGTGACGACGGTGACGGTCACGGCAACCGACACTTCGGGGAACAAGACGGCTTGTTCGTTCACCGTAACGGTTGTGGATACGGAAGCTCCGGTGATCGGCCCGGCTTGGCCCAGTCCCCCGATTCTCGCGGACCCGGACGGCACAATGCGAAACGTCAGGATCAATTACGATGTGACAGATAACTGTCCGGGCGTGTTGAACAACCTGAGCGTTTCCGCTAATGAACTGGACAAAGGCACGGATGATCCGGGAACTCCTCTGTGGGGCCACGACTGGCAGATCATCAGCGACCACCAGGTGCGATTGCGCGCCGAACGGACGCAGCACGGGCTGGGACGTATTTATTTCATCACTATTGGCTCGACCGATGAAGCAGGAAACAAGGCGGTCACAAAGAAAGTGAGCGTGAAAGTCCCGCGTCTACCTTGA
- a CDS encoding DUF1800 family protein, translated as MPDKKRILNSSFTATRLVALAAGVMFALLLSRQTAASRMQASLTVVSAASYKGDVLAAEQIVVGFGVNLADSIVVANTLPLPTTLSGVSVKVRDSQNVERLAPLFFVSPTQINFQIPAGSAAGAGLFTVVKNGVTVSMGNAPIAAVAPSLFSADTSGKGLAAGQALRIKANNAQSYEPLGSFDAQQGKFVPVQIDLGPATDQVFLILYGTGFRNRTNLTNVSAAIGGITAEVSFAGAQGGYAGLDQLNIRIPRSLPGGEFDVAVTVDGKASNVVRVALKSPVLADVMYMASLRAEGSAFSPASGYATFKLSGDEKSGVLKFTYANLTTPETSAHIHGPADPGTNGGILFDLDTSPKQADGSYVWQFANVGAVTVPQIVTALKTGRLYINIHSSRYPAGEIRGHFGLINGSQTFTPPPAAPPLPSGTPTLRDASRFLAQTTFGPRYADITALQAKGINTWMNEQFAMPQTTHMAYLDATIGTRQDFYQQEMMESFWKQAVTGQDQLRQRVVFALQQILVVSFRSNLDSEPFALAGYLDTLGKNAFGNFRQLLEDVTLNPAMGRYLDHLQNDKEDLTTGRNPNENYAREILQLFSIGLYKLHPDGTLMLDANGLPIATYDNDTVKGFASVFTGWSYGWFPKTEQSWLYPNTYHNGSQFWRVPMQVWPNHHSTLSKKLLDGVTLPANQTPEKDLKDALDNIFNHPNVGPFIARQLIQRLVTSNPSPAYVYRVAQKFNNNGSGVRGDMKAVIQAILTDYEARSTDMLTNQGFGKMREPIVRFAHLLRVGNFTCTCGTFPIYWMDSPGDALGQNPLRSPTVFNFFEPTYSHPGHIASAGLHSPEFQITNETSVIGISDFFHYVTRDGFRWEPNKPLIPNYSELAALAGNPTQLIDRLDLIMTAGGMSATLKTKLVSELTRMNANEPVNRVTMAVHLILTSPDYVIQK; from the coding sequence ATGCCTGACAAAAAAAGAATCCTGAACTCTTCGTTTACCGCGACGCGACTGGTAGCGCTGGCCGCTGGGGTTATGTTCGCACTGTTGCTTTCGCGACAGACGGCGGCAAGCCGAATGCAAGCATCGCTGACGGTGGTTTCCGCCGCCAGTTATAAAGGCGATGTGCTGGCCGCTGAACAAATCGTCGTTGGTTTTGGCGTCAATCTGGCGGATTCGATTGTTGTGGCGAACACCTTGCCGCTGCCGACGACTTTGAGCGGCGTCAGCGTCAAAGTGCGCGACAGCCAAAACGTGGAGCGGCTGGCTCCGCTGTTTTTTGTTTCGCCCACGCAAATCAACTTTCAGATTCCGGCAGGATCGGCTGCCGGAGCGGGATTGTTCACCGTCGTCAAAAACGGCGTGACGGTTTCAATGGGCAATGCGCCGATTGCAGCGGTCGCGCCTTCGCTGTTTTCGGCGGACACCAGCGGCAAAGGATTGGCAGCGGGACAGGCGCTGCGCATCAAAGCGAACAACGCGCAAAGTTACGAACCCTTGGGGAGTTTTGACGCGCAACAAGGCAAGTTCGTCCCGGTGCAAATTGACCTGGGGCCAGCGACGGATCAAGTCTTTTTGATTTTGTACGGCACGGGGTTTCGCAATCGCACAAATTTGACCAACGTCAGCGCCGCCATCGGAGGCATCACCGCCGAAGTCAGTTTCGCAGGCGCGCAGGGCGGATACGCCGGGTTGGATCAACTCAACATTCGCATTCCGCGTTCGCTGCCGGGCGGCGAATTCGATGTCGCTGTCACGGTGGACGGCAAAGCGTCGAACGTCGTGCGCGTTGCGCTTAAATCGCCTGTGCTGGCCGATGTGATGTATATGGCTTCGCTCCGAGCAGAAGGCAGTGCGTTTTCACCGGCTTCCGGCTACGCGACCTTCAAACTCAGCGGCGATGAAAAATCCGGCGTGTTGAAATTCACCTACGCCAATCTGACGACGCCGGAAACCAGCGCGCACATTCACGGCCCGGCTGACCCAGGAACCAACGGCGGCATTTTGTTCGACCTGGATACGTCGCCAAAACAGGCGGACGGATCGTACGTCTGGCAATTCGCCAATGTCGGAGCAGTGACGGTTCCGCAAATTGTCACGGCGCTAAAAACCGGCAGGCTCTACATCAACATTCATTCGTCGCGGTATCCGGCGGGAGAAATTCGCGGCCATTTCGGATTGATCAACGGATCGCAAACCTTCACGCCGCCGCCTGCGGCTCCGCCTTTGCCCAGCGGCACGCCAACCTTGCGCGACGCTTCGCGCTTTCTGGCGCAAACTACCTTCGGCCCCAGATACGCCGACATTACGGCGCTGCAAGCCAAGGGCATCAACACCTGGATGAACGAACAGTTTGCGATGCCGCAAACGACGCATATGGCTTACCTGGACGCGACCATCGGAACCCGGCAGGATTTTTACCAGCAGGAAATGATGGAATCGTTTTGGAAACAAGCCGTCACCGGGCAGGATCAATTGCGGCAACGCGTCGTGTTCGCGTTACAGCAAATTCTGGTCGTGTCGTTCCGGTCGAATCTGGATTCCGAACCGTTTGCGCTGGCGGGGTATTTGGACACGCTGGGCAAAAACGCGTTTGGGAATTTTCGCCAGTTGCTGGAAGACGTCACTCTGAATCCTGCAATGGGGCGTTACCTGGATCACCTGCAAAACGACAAAGAAGACCTGACCACCGGGCGCAATCCGAATGAAAATTACGCCCGCGAAATTTTGCAGTTGTTTTCCATTGGCCTGTACAAACTGCATCCCGACGGCACGTTGATGCTGGACGCCAACGGATTGCCAATCGCGACTTATGACAACGACACGGTCAAAGGCTTTGCGAGTGTGTTCACCGGATGGAGTTATGGCTGGTTTCCAAAAACGGAGCAAAGTTGGCTTTACCCGAACACTTATCACAACGGGTCGCAATTCTGGCGAGTACCGATGCAGGTTTGGCCGAATCATCATTCGACGCTGTCCAAGAAGTTGCTGGACGGTGTGACGCTGCCCGCCAATCAAACGCCGGAAAAGGATTTGAAAGATGCGCTCGACAACATCTTCAATCATCCGAACGTCGGGCCGTTCATCGCGCGGCAATTGATCCAGCGGTTGGTCACCAGCAATCCGTCTCCAGCTTATGTCTATCGCGTTGCGCAGAAATTCAACAACAACGGCAGCGGCGTGCGCGGCGATATGAAAGCCGTCATTCAAGCCATCCTGACCGATTACGAAGCGCGCAGCACGGACATGCTGACCAATCAGGGCTTCGGCAAAATGCGGGAACCGATTGTCCGCTTTGCGCATTTGCTGCGCGTGGGCAATTTTACCTGCACTTGCGGGACCTTTCCGATTTACTGGATGGACAGTCCGGGCGATGCGCTGGGACAGAATCCGCTGCGGTCGCCGACCGTGTTCAACTTTTTTGAACCGACATACAGCCATCCGGGACACATTGCTTCCGCAGGGCTGCATTCGCCGGAATTCCAGATCACGAACGAAACTTCAGTCATCGGCATTTCGGACTTTTTCCATTACGTCACGCGCGACGGATTTCGTTGGGAGCCGAACAAACCGTTGATTCCGAATTATTCCGAACTGGCAGCGCTGGCCGGAAATCCCACGCAATTGATTGACCGGTTGGATTTGATCATGACCGCTGGTGGCATGTCCGCAACGTTGAAAACCAAACTGGTCAGTGAACTGACGCGCATGAACGCCAACGAACCGGTTAATCGCGTGACGATGGCAGTGCATTTGATTCTGACTTCGCCGGATTACGTGATTCAAAAATAA